The sequence below is a genomic window from Haematobia irritans isolate KBUSLIRL chromosome 3, ASM5000362v1, whole genome shotgun sequence.
GCGAATGCTTTTAAGCATTATGAATAGACCATTCAAATGTTTCCTCCATCTAAGTCCATTTTGCCATACCACCCTTGGAAGCGTTGGAGAGAATTGTGCTTGCTGATTGCACaaggaaaaaaaggaaacaaagcAATCATTGCATAACTTTATATTCAATTTGGTCGTTTTGTTTTCAGTTTTTGCTAAAGCATACTGCGTTTTATGCaactaattaaattaaagacaaTTGTTAACGGATTAAGATTAAAAGATGTACAAATGAAAGGGACCAAATGGAAGAAACTTTGCCATACTTTAACTCATCTCCAAGGGCCTGCAAGAGGCAAAAGCTTTCCTATGAATAGTTAGCGTGATGTTGATATGGAATTCATCTTGGACCAGCATTGGGAATAtgcatttataaattttaagttgTCCTTTGTCACAGCCGGTTAATTAACAATTCAAtatctaaattaattttattctatttttttcttctcCTTCTTTGAAAATAGGAACAATTACGTAGACGACGAGAAGAGGAGGAAAGAATTGCTCAACAAAATGAATTCTTGCGGGCCAGTTTACGAGGTTCACGAAAGCTCAAAGCTTTGCAGGACAATAATAAATCTAGTGCCCAACAACAGCAGCCGGTAGCAGCGGAACGTTCGGTAATCGGTGTGGAAAATGAAGCCTATGTGGAGGATGAAGATGTGGAGAAAATTAAAGGTATGGCAATTTTGCTGGGATTAAAAGTTTTGAGAATTCtaaaaggaattcaaaaaaaaagatcAAGAAATCGGTTATacttttgttaaagaaaagaaaaatggttAAGTTTccgtaaatataatatttacaatttttaatttttaaagctaactgaaaaattgaaataagaGCTCTTTAAACTCAATAGACATTTTAAGCTTTTCTGAGATCAtagggtgggtactatgttcgggtttcgaGGCGGAAGTAAGCGGTTATGGTTTTGAATCAGTTAATTTTAAAAGATGAAATTGCTTTCCATCTAGAGGCCGGTACtcagttcggttttcgcgttgaaactccatacaaaatcacaaaatgcgaaaaactagcgaatttttttttcgagtggaaaaactgacgtttatagcatgacGCCAAttacaatgtgaattaagaaataatttatttgttaaaactatttgtgtgggtttataacacaaatacggatcatatttttgttctgaaaatatacaaaggatcaaaggagtaacagatcaattgcccaaggaaaaataaaatgttaattttgtaatagcaagcaacaaccaccaacttaattcaatatcgctccctgtacaaTAACGTTCTCTGTTatctaaataaacaccgctttctatgtgcgaaataatcgtgtctgttctggtacacacatgtacaattttcgtgtggtgtcacacttaaaaggtgttctggccaacactatacaccgtcatagacctgaaaaatgtacacgaacatttcttttgtgtaggcttagtgtacagccatcgtatgcaaagttagaagtttttataacTAATAAATAACAGAATCTGAatctttaatatgttttttataaatatttgcaaattttattgagaaagtcacttatatatggcagaaaccacgattttaaaaatccatctaaaatttgaaccgaaatttcctctgattggtgtataaattttggggttgttttaatcagctgattttcagtgtgttcgaaagtataatgttgccacaatttttaaaagttaaaaaaaaagttttaagcaaaattatctttgatttttgtgaatactagccgctttcctaaacaaatcaaaggtctttttgaaaatataaggtaattaaattataacttttacaaaatcaatgggctaagaaaagtgaattttaccaaatttattgcatgaaaaatatggcatcttcaattctgcaaagtgttcttggtgcacaactcactgaacaattaaaaaaaactaacgccgccaatatctttctgcacatggaggccgccacgatagaaaatttgtttgaaatattattttaaatatttaagctATACAAACGAGAAAAAAACCTTAACAGAATAGTTAATTATGCtcactataattaaatttcctttaatgtatggatgttaaaaactgtttgaccaaaaccaaaataaaaacttctccgccgtcaaaaacaaaaaagagaaCGACCCGGCGATCGTTTGTTCATGAGTAACATTGAGGagggatagaaaaaaacaaatcaaaacagatttgaagcatcacgcaattgtcgccttcttatttgttcttgataaattgctcttgtccttacattattcactgctaacaaaaatccggcatgcattttatggctttgaattacgcacttacttttaattttttatgtttataccggcaaaatatgttttgtttataatttctgtctgcaaataatatggcttgcagaaaaaatcagctgtcacatttttcgattagaagtccgaaaaaagtgttcacacgtgtgactcagaacaactaactttgtgtgtggtgtgtagAAAGTGTATAGTGTGGTGCACAATGCGGTGTGAGCCAGAACAGGCATGAAtggtttctataattttttttttcgcaaggatgaacatagtaccggccttaagttttgaaaagatTTCATAACAATAAAATCTTCGTCATATATTTATGCATTTTTCAATTAGAGTTTTGGTTGGAAACCCCAACATAGTAACCACCTTTAACTCGAGTTtctttttttaacacaaaattGCTTAAATATGGGATTGACTATTTTCCATGAAtcactttcttttaatttaaagttattaacaaaaaaaaaacgtcatattatttgtttttgctatGAAAGCTCCATAAGAAGCAAGAAGAGCTTTGAgatattttaaatacaattatttatCCTTATTAATTACTTATCGGAATTTTCTTTGCCTTCCCCTTTTTTTCTCTAGGTTATGGAGATTTAATTGCCGCATTGACACGTCTCCAGAGTCAgcttaccaaaaatggtatgaGTACACTCGCAGGCCGAGTGTCGGCCGCTCACAACATCCTCTCCAATCCAGGCGTAGCCCATGCCTTGGCTGCCCGTGCGGTAGTGCTGCAACGTCGCCGTTCCAAAGCTACCACTCCAGCCACTACAAATGCCATGGACTTACAAAAGGACATTGTAGAGCTTTTAACCAAATCCAATTCTGCAGCTGCCATTGAATTGGGAAATTTGCTGACAAGTCATGAAATGGAAGGCCTGCTGCTCTCCCATGATCGTGTGGCCACCCACACCGATGGTACACCGTCACCATCGTTGAGTGGTACCGGCAGTCCCCAACCCATGTCGCCTAGTTCTGCTCCCCTACCACCTCTGCCTGTACCACCAAAATCAGCCTCGGTACGAGGCACAGCAGTTCCACCACCTGTTGTACCGCCACCATTGGCCCAACGTAGTGCAATGCCTTTACCCCCCAATGTTCCAGCCCATAATGCGGCCAGTACCGGTTATGCCCACATGAAGCCGACTGGTACCCATAGGCCCGATTCGCCACCACTGAGTGCCTGCTTTGGTATACTCAACGATCAAAATGACAATATTCGTATTATACAAATTGAGAAATCGACTGAACCTCTAGGTGCCACAGTACGTAACGAAGGTGAGGCGGTGGTTATAGGCCGCATTGTGAGAGGGGGAGCTGCCGAAAAATCTGGTCTTTTACATGAGGGCGATGAAATACTCGAAGTTAATGGCCAAGAACTGCGAGGCAAAACGGTCAACGATGTGTGTGCCTTGCTCAGTACCATGCAGGGTACTTTGACATTTTTAATAGTACCCGCCGGTAGTCCTCCACCAGGTGGCGGTCATCGCGAAAATGCTGTCTTACATGTACGGGCACATTTTGATTATGATCCCGAGGATGATTTGTATATACCATGCCGAGAGTTGGGTATAAGTTTCCAAAAAGGCGATGTATTGCATGTCATTTCAAGGGAGGATCCCAATTGGTGGCAAGCATATCGTGAGGGTGAAGAGGACCAAACCTTAGCTGGTCTAATACCTAGTCAGTCATTCCAACATCAAAGAGAAACCATGAAATTGGCCATTGCCGAAGAAGCGGGTCTGCAAGGCAGAAATCGTGGAAAGGATGGTGGAGCTAAGGGCTCAACGTTGTTGTGTGCGCGCAAGGGCCGTAAGAAGAAAAAGAAGGCCAGTTCGGAAGCAGGGTAAGTGAAATTagtcatttttatgaatttctttAACACGAAAAATGAATCTAAGAAAAGTTATTCAAGATAAGTGCAATTAGAAATTTGTATAACACACAAAAATGAGTCTAAGAAAAGTTATTCTAGATGTAGCCTCAACTCAACTCAAGGAGGGCTAAGtcatatttttagaatttttagtaatttcttTCAGTGTCTTATTTATAGAGGTTAATGTTTACATTTGTATTTCTAGCTATCCTTTATATGCCACCACAGCCCCCGATGAAACTGAACCCGAAGAAATACTCACCTATGAAGAGGTTGCCTTGTACTATCCCCGAGCCACACATAAACGTCCCATTGTTTTAATAGGACCACCCAATATTGGACGCCATGAATTACGGCAACGTTTAATGGCGGATTCAGATAGATTTTCAGCAGCAGTGCCACGTAAGTAGTCACGAAATTcctaaacataaaaaaacacgCTACAGCTAAAACAACAAAATCATGTTTGCTGAAAAGCCAACAAAACTAGAGGtgtagcaaaaaatatttataagtcTGCCGTTAAAAGCAGTCGTTGTTTGCTGATGTAtatagtgaaacctctcaaacgtgGACACTCCGAAAAGCAGACATCACTCAAAtatgacgtttgctatattatccCTTTAATTTCTGATAAGGGGACATCacctaaaatttctcaaaacctaCAACCCAGCAAACATATTACTGTACATTATGTGCtaaaaatagtcaatttggcGCTTTTCTAACAGTCATGGTCTCATTGTCTCTTATTAGCAGATTTTCTGCAGTTCTATCAAACGATATTAACATTACTAATTagaaaattacaaaagtttctcaaaTCTCACATCCCAGCAAAGATTTTATTGCATATTATGCTTTCAAAGTAGCAAATTTCACTCTAATCGTATTCCAACAAAAAATGACTTTTTGCCTCGTTTTAGCAGATTTTCTATTGTTTCAGCAGACTGCTTTACTACTTACACATTTTGTTGAGTGTACACACAATATTTGTTATACCAGCaaactattttttgttgttattttatagattgaaaaaatttaattttttaaatattgtggGTCCATTTCactatacacaattttaataatttttgctttAGTTTTCTATTTGTGTCAACCGaaactaaaaaacttgaaaagtatgtacaaattaaatataaaagccTTTGTatcttccaaacattttttcccaaTAGAGTTTGGGTACCATTGGCTAGATTTAGTTTTAAAAGAAGGGTAATATCGAAAGTATACCCGAAATTATATCATTTGTACATAATTTTTGGTCACATTTTTCACTTTAGTtaacaaatttcgaaaattgttcccaaaaaaatgaaaatgaattattttttgtttttattaaatgcttattaaatttcatttatttttatttttttagataccTCCCGCACCCGGCGTGAAGGTGAAGTTCCTGGAGTCGATTATCATTTTATTACACGCCAGGCTTTTGAAGCGGATATCTTAGCTCGCCGTTTTGTTGAGCATGGTGAATATGAAAAAGCTTACTATGGTGAGTTTGgtgaatatattaaataaaacaaatgtttgaatatttttgtttaaacaatttttttattttatttttgtgtaggTACTTCCCTGGAAGCCATACGTACAGTCGTGGCCAGTGGTAAAATCTGTGTTCTTAATCTACATCCACAAAGTTTGAAACTTCTAAGAGCTTCTGATTTGAAACCATATGTTGTATTGGTGGCCCCACCTAGTCTGGATAAACTAAGGCAAAAGAAATTACGCAATGGTGAACCGTTTAAGGTAAGTTTGTGGATATTACAAAACCAATATTAGGCAATTGTTCAAggctttaattaaaacaagtaaggaaagtctaaactcgggcggggccggactatattataccctacaccaccttGCAGATTTCCCTTTTCGATATCATAccgtccgtccaatgtgttggttgctatataccattcgtccaatgtgttggttgctatatataaaggcggTTTTGtcctacatacatacatataaatctgactcgatcttgaaaaaaaattgacttaaaaTGTAACTCGGCTAATGACCTggggtggaacataatgtttgtaaaaaaatatgggaaacatttaaatctgaatcaatttttaagcaacttcgcaaaagtgtatttatgatttattgatcgatagatatgtattagaagtataggaaaattgaagaaatttttacaagttttcgacgtaacagaggcgattttacaaggaaaatgatatgtatatatcttttgccctatttacaaatatttacttcggttttgcacagggtgtggaACTAACATTCCAGCTAtggatgccaaatttgattgaaatcggttcagatttaggcatgtctcccatatatatctttcgaccgatatgcactcatatgaccaaagaggaCAAATGTTTACTCCGAAATTTTGCTGAGGGTGTTGAATTGacattgaaggatttgagatggtatcaaaaatgtacATTTACAAAGTGAAGCATATTATTATGTAGTCAGCCCCTAACGCCCTTCGACTTTCCTTATTGGTTTTcttatagacaattatcgtttatAAGGAAAAAGATAATAAAACCATGCTAATTTCTGATTTTTGTCCTTGGTTTAGtacttaattgaaacaaaaaacccGGTTAATCTATTTCTAAACCCGGAACAATCATCTTGTATTTGTCCACCATCGTTTAGGTTATTGGTGAGCCTATGTAATCTTCACCAACCCAATTTTTGAGCAAATTAACAAATATCTAGTGTTTGTAACGCTTAAGATAGATTCCTATCGGATCTAATATtttcaaactttattttctatactCGACTGATattcattaataatttttaatttaaatttgttttttttttaggaggAAGAACTTAAGGATATAATTGCTACCGCCAGAGACATGGAAGCCCGTTGGGGTCATTTATTCGATATGATCATAATCAATAATGATACAGAAAGAGCTTATCATCAATTGTTGGCAGAGATTAATTCGCTAGAACGTGAACCCCAATGGGTACCGGCCAGTTGGGTTCATAATAATAGGGATGAGtcataatttttaaagtaaaacttCCCCAAGTATAagtgttaaagaaaatatttttaaaatttaggacaaaatctatataaagaaaacaaaaacatttaactaaaaaaatggaagggaatatgaaatttttatgcaaacaaaaaacaaaactctgTACATATGAAAATGATATTAATgtgaaaaattgaaagtttttaatttataatgaaaccaataacaacaacaaaacatttatatatgcaatattttcttttataaatattatagttattgattataacaaaatttgttaatgtaGATATTTAAATTATGTTGGAATGTGGTGTTTTTacatcatttttttagaaattaagtAATTAATGTAATTtgtatattatttaaaaaaatatctcgATTTAAATGAAGTAAATCAAGAAACAAatcacaaacttttttttttaataaaacctaaCAATAATGTTtactatatataaaataaatttgtttgacAAATCTCTATATATAAAACCTAAGTAAGAACCCTAATAAAGAATCTTCCTTAATTTCCACTTTTTATGTTGCAACCTAAAAAGctattgaaattataaaatgtattttttgtttgtttcttttttatgaataaaacTACTTAAAACTTAACAttccatattattattttttatgtttttattttctttaatttaaaaaaaaaagaaaactttaagcTAAActagaaaagaaacaaaaatctcCACTATAAAACTTAAAAAGAGACATATAgttgttaaaaatattacaaaacaacagataTATAGTTAtaagctaaaattttgaaaagaaaatgatcAAGAATCTTactgaaaaaaacaatttagtaAGTCTAGTAAATCAAGAACGCCCCCCATTTACtttattgcaaatttaaagatcaacaacatcaacaaaatgtatgataaacataattaaaaaaagaaatatgaaaCTCAAAAATCACGAAACTACTCGTaatgttttcatacctaaacgaAAACGTGTTACATTCTAAAACTAATCCTCgatatatatgaaataaaaagatAATATCGACATTTGTATGACATTTAAAACAAaagtatatatacattatatatttAGTAACAATAAACCACTCTTCCACTTGTTAAATATCGTGAAACCCTGCCCCACTCATTAGATTTTGTTAAtaagaaaatatgaaattaattaaaaattacaaaacaaattgTATAATTTGTTGGAAttctgttaacattttataagtgaaattgaaataaaagagagaaaaaaataattatattaaaacaaaaaaatatatatcatcaatgttttccataccatacgtacatatatatatttatatatattgattgtcacatatatattttgttttcatatttttgtagttaaatggatatttttgtgttttttcttaattgttttttcatcgaaaaacaaaaaaggaaataaaataaacgCTAGGACAAAAAATCATCGGAAAAGTGAAAGATAAAGACAACTACAACTACAATGAAAACATATTAGAATTTAGCAATGTAACTGAGAAATGGTAACATATAAAAATGaactttaaacaaatttaaatgaaatcactAAACCTAAACCAAGAAAAtcgataaaataataaaacaatgagaaacaaaaaaaattaatatattaaatatgttaaattatttttagttgtaaatctataaaaacaaagacaaaagaaaataaaacaaaattcaataaatataaaatcataaaaagtggtatttttatttttttggataacattttttaaagggaACCTACTAACCAAGTAATAAGCGTTTCTTGactcaaattcaaaatattggTGGTAGACTGCCGTTATAAATAGCATGCTAACAACTCAGTCAGTGCTTACAATCAGTTTCTCATAATCGAAACGCACtctatagtttattttatttttatttccatttatttaagcaattcaaagccaaAAGGGCCAATTTAACGAATTACAATGACGGATATTACaatattatatgaaaatataaagcatcaattaataaaaaaaaaacaacgatcttatatgaaaaattaaaccaGCAATGTTATATCAATAAcgttatatatacatatttttataccatccaccataggatggggcattccctttgtaacacatcgaaatattgctctaagaccccataaagtatacatattctgggtcgtggtggaattctgagtcgatctaagcatgtccgtccgtctgttgaaatcacgctaacttccgaacgaaacaagctatcgacctgaaatttggcacaagtagttgttattgatgtaggtcggatggtattgcaaatgggccatatcgtccacttttacgtatagcctccatataaacggaccctcagatttggctttcggagcctctaacagaagcatatttcatccgatccgaatttggtacatggtgttggtatatggtctctaacaaccatgcaaaag
It includes:
- the sdt gene encoding MAGUK p55 family member stardust isoform X5, producing the protein MVVSTLNITLDTTTPTLHGLPPSHHEYLSQHHETSSTPLRPPLQDNFNVLSNNNSHCKTNDVVDVSNNKANSNGNMPATFVMAKNLSMASPKQTTELRKMQQPSQATTPVVMILNETRQYSEQQNNEKNANNNNNFIINHNNNCNTSANNKLGESLANSHSLVQHLNASPSPAPSQKCDNNNAGLSNPMASNNVATTLEQGSIEMQPLATVNNGLTTQTAVIATPPTAATENTMTTTTSFVRRNSSSALKRGVPITRSQYLQQQQEQLRRRREEEERIAQQNEFLRASLRGSRKLKALQDNNKSSAQQQQPVAAERSVIGVENEAYVEDEDVEKIKGYGDLIAALTRLQSQLTKNGMSTLAGRVSAAHNILSNPGVAHALAARAVVLQRRRSKATTPATTNAMDLQKDIVELLTKSNSAAAIELGNLLTSHEMEGLLLSHDRVATHTDGTPSPSLSGTGSPQPMSPSSAPLPPLPVPPKSASVRGTAVPPPVVPPPLAQRSAMPLPPNVPAHNAASTGYAHMKPTGTHRPDSPPLSACFGILNDQNDNIRIIQIEKSTEPLGATVRNEGEAVVIGRIVRGGAAEKSGLLHEGDEILEVNGQELRGKTVNDVCALLSTMQGTLTFLIVPAGSPPPGGGHRENAVLHVRAHFDYDPEDDLYIPCRELGISFQKGDVLHVISREDPNWWQAYREGEEDQTLAGLIPSQSFQHQRETMKLAIAEEAGLQGRNRGKDGGAKGSTLLCARKGRKKKKKASSEAGYPLYATTAPDETEPEEILTYEEVALYYPRATHKRPIVLIGPPNIGRHELRQRLMADSDRFSAAVPHTSRTRREGEVPGVDYHFITRQAFEADILARRFVEHGEYEKAYYGTSLEAIRTVVASGKICVLNLHPQSLKLLRASDLKPYVVLVAPPSLDKLRQKKLRNGEPFKEEELKDIIATARDMEARWGHLFDMIIINNDTERAYHQLLAEINSLEREPQWVPASWVHNNRDES